A single region of the Salvia splendens isolate huo1 chromosome 18, SspV2, whole genome shotgun sequence genome encodes:
- the LOC121777418 gene encoding triose phosphate/phosphate translocator, chloroplastic-like, with translation MESRVLTGAPIRGLALPLKRLTGNCTLPATKLTGRLSDGGNLIWGRQLRPAILLEASPVSATVPEMKRGSIRPCSATAEGSDSAGGAKVGFLEKYPALVTGFFFFMWYFLNVIFNILNKKIYNYFPYPYFVSVIHLFVGVVYCLVSWAVGLPKRAPIDGNLLKLLIPVAVCHALGHVTSNVSFAAVAVSFTHTIKALEPFFNAAASQFILGQQIPLTLWLSLAPVVLGVSMASLTEMSFNWLGFISAMISNISFTYRSIYSKKAMTDMDSTNLYAYISIIALIVCLPPAIIIEGPQLLKSGFNDAIAKVGLTKFITDLFWVGMFYHLYNQLATNTLERVAPLTHAVGNVLKRVFVIGFSILVFGNKISLQTGIGTSIAIAGVAMYSFIKAKMEEEKRQGKAA, from the exons ATGGAGTCTCGCGTACTCACCGGCGCCCCCATTCGCGGCCTGGCTCTTCCCCTGAAGCGACTCACTGGAAACTGCACTCTCCCCGCCACCAAGCTCACAGGAAGATTGAGCGACGGCGGGAACTTGATATGGGGAAGGCAGCTCCGGCCGGCAATACTGCTCGAAGCTTCACCGGTCAGCGCCACTGTTCCGGAAATGAAGAGAGGGAGCATCCGCCCGTGCTCCGCCACTGCGGAGGGCAGCGACTCCGCCGG GGGAGCTAAGGTCGGGTTCTTAGAGAAATATCCGGCGCTCGTCACCGGATTTTTCTTCTTCATGTG GTACTTCCTGAACGTCATATTCAACATTCTCAACAAGAAGATCTACAATTACTTCCCCTATCCATA TTTTGTATCAGTTATACATTTGTTTGTTGGTGTTGTCTACTGTCTCGTATCCTGGGCTGTTGGCCTCCCTAAGCGCGCT CCAATTGACGGGAACCTCTTGAAGTTGCTCATCCCTGTCGCTGTATGCCATGCACTAGGCCACGTAACTAGTAACGTCTCTTTTGCTGCCGTTGCAGTCTCGTTCACTCACACTATTAAAG CCCTGGAGCCTTTCTTCAATGCTGCGGCTTCACAGTTCATTCTTGGACAACAGATACCTTTGACGTTATGGCTGTCTTTGGCACCAGTTGTTCTTG GTGTGTCGATGGCATCACTGACCGAAATGTCCTTCAACTGGTTGGGCTTCATTAGTGCAATGATTTCCAACATCTCCTTCACTTACAGGAGCATATACTCAAAGAAAGCTATG ACTGATATGGATAGCACGAACTTGTATGCCTACATTTCAATCATTGCCCTTATCGTCTGCCTCCCTCCCGCGATTATT ATTGAGGGACCTCAATTGCTCAAGTCGGGTTTCAATGATGCAATTGCAAAAGTGGGTTTGACAAAGTTCATCACGGATCTTTTCTGGGTTGGAATGTTTTACCACCTCTACAATCAG CTGGCAACCAACACCCTTGAGAGAGTGGCACCTCTAACCCATGCAGTTGGGAATGTGTTGAAACGTGTTTTCGTGATTGGCTTCTCAATCTTGGTCTTTG GTAACAAGATTTCACTACAAACTGGTATTGGTACTTCCATTGCCATTGCTGGAGTTGCTATGTACTCTTTCATAAAGGCTAAGATGGAAGAGGAGAAACGA CAAGGGAAAGCGGCATAG
- the LOC121777439 gene encoding homeobox-DDT domain protein RLT1-like, with protein sequence MDAGSEGEINRIMNHSPLEGSKRPKRQMKTPFQLEMLEKTYAMETYPSEATRAELSEKLSLTDRQLQMWFCHRRLKDKKESVGVVTMKPHTPGPVGRKGFIEPPREELMTAEPGSGHVSGSGSASGSGSGSGSGSSQYNAGDGMPMAPTRYYEPPRSIMERRVIACIEAQLGEPLREDGPILGVEFDELPPGAFGAPIVKVEQEDRYRHSYESKLYGQYDAKNLKTTLSGPHEALETKIRTDAYGHVTQPYVYDSPVDGPLPKGLSLKHENGLLSREHVVEGHTSRTDLYLQPGRQMQLSLSPSTDFVTPNDTNLCMEGKHKNDDSRIGRNGQSHEKTRKELEKQDVLKRKREEQVRKEMERQDRERRKEEQRLLREQQRQEEKFQREEKREMERREKFMLKELMQAEKRKQKEELRREKEAARQRAAVERATAKRIAKESLELIEDERLELMELAASSKGLRSILSLDYDTLQNLDSFRDALCDFPPKNVKLRKPFAIRPWMDSEENVGNLLMVWKFCLTFADVLGLWPFTIDEFIQAFHDYDSRLLGEVHTALLKLIIKDIEDVVRTPSGGPGTNQYSAVNPEGGHPHIVEGAYMWGFDIRNWQRHLNPLTWPELLRQFALSAGFGPQLKKKGIDRVSKNDNDESRGCEEIVSTLRNGSAAENAVAIMQEKGLSLQRKSRHRLTPGTVKFAAYHVLALEGSQGLNVIELAEKIQKSGIRDLTTSKTPEASISVALSRDPILFERIAPSTYCVRPGYRKDPADAESVIAEAKDKILRYANGFLADQNVDEEEREDDSESDAAEGTEVDHLAVTLDKNVACNQVVLDSGNGKGKLPGDGLLQNKAAAADIGEANPDQDIEIDESKTGELWLQGLTEGEYSDLSVQERLSALVALIGVANEGNSIRVILEDRMDAANALKKQMWAEAQLDKRRMREEPINKLYDSSFNAITEGGLSLLDAENKAYDPSISSVAGEDAHNTIDNPDASMGQFVSPAQQNGNITERSRLQLKSYIGHRAEELYVYRSLPLGQDRRRNRYWQFIASPSCLDPGSGRIFVETPNGCWRLIDSEEAFDALLTALDTRGTRESHLHIMLQRIEACFKGSVRKNRLYLNGDKGRQEDAEQNTSFAFESTESPSSAVSTASHDTLEPSLSFRIEVGKNEKENYNFMKRYGDLQNWMWKECFNSSIVRALAYGKKRCSQLLGICDICLATYAEDDCPCCRLAQSNIAAKGHFPVQFNCENSMMDGRNSPLRIRLIKTILISLEAAVPFEALHSSWTEDQRNSWGSELHNSSCTDGLLQVLNQFEAVIKRDYLSADFETTEELLCFCDSRSAVNKSNYPGAVPQLPWIPKTTAAAALRLFELDASIFYTPSQKAESHNEKKVEALPNLALRYGHPKDIQRAESRGLDRYGSLDENWNHLRDAPGSSGYRQVARGRGGRPRGKSQKRVINSAPSGKRSMKQGETLTHFLLQQGMSAPGQKHKRGRRTVRRRPEKKDVAESKLDDLYDNDTFMNAVEEPENSGREEVVAHDFSARNIVGENDDSSNNMDVDSDENVDDSYHYSKWGATTYDTISHRSTELVDMSEDEADDIGDGQGYDEEDGENLGGDVKFNNYPDRGVEGNEDDDDDSESLASGDYSDD encoded by the exons ATGGATGCTGGTTCCGAGGGGGAGATCAATAGGATCATGAATCATAGCCCGCTGGAGGGGTCTAAGCGGCCCAAGCGCCAGATGAAGACGCCGTTTCAGCTGGAAATGCTCGAGAAAACCTATGCCA TGGAGACATACCCCTCTGAGGCAACCCGTGCTGAACTGTCAGAGAAACTAAGTTTAACGGATAGGCAGTTGCAAATGTGGTTCTGTCATAGGAGATTGAAGGATAAGAAGGAGTCGGTGGGTGTGGTAACCATGAAACCACACACTCCTGGACCTGTTGGAAGGAAGGGATTCATCGAGCCCCCCAGAGAGGAACTGATGACAGCTGAACCTGGCAGTGGACATGTCTCTGGTTCTGGATCTGCCTCTGGCTCTGGCTCTGGCTCTGGGTCAGGTTCAAGTCAGTATAATGCTGGAGATGGTATGCCTATGGCGCCTACTAGGTATTATGAGCCACCTCGATCAATCATGGAGCGTAGAGTGATTGCATGTATAGAGGCACAGTTGGGAGAGCCTTTGAGGGAAGATGGACCAATTCTTGGTGTGGAATTTGATGAATTGCCCCCTGGTGCATTTGGTGCCCCTATAG TTAAAGTAGAGCAGGAAGACAGATACAGACATTCTTATGAGAGCAAATTATATGGGCAGTACGATGCAAAGAACCTCAAA ACTACATTAAGTGGCCCTCATGAAGCATTGGAGACCAAGATTAGGACTGATGCATATGGACATGTCACTCAGCCGTACGTATATGACTCACCGGTTGATGGTCCTCTCCCAAAAGGCTTATCGCTTAAGCATGAAAATGGGCTTCTCTCCAGGGAACATGTTGTTGAGGGTCACACCTCAAGAACAGATCTGTATTTGCAGCCAGGCAGACAGATGCAGCTTTCCTTGTCTCCTAGTACTGACTTTGTTACACCAAATGATACTAATCTTTGTATGGAGGGGAAACATAAG AATGATGACTCTCGAATTGGAAGAAATGGTCAATCCCATGAGAAGACCCGAAAAGAACTTGAGAAACAAGATGTATTAAAGCGAAAG AGAGAGGAGCAAGTTAGGAAAGAAATGGAGAGACAAGATCGTGAAAGAAGGAAGGAAGAACAACGACTTCTGCGAGAGCAGCAGAGGCAGGAGGAAAAATTTCAGCGTGAGGAAAAGCGTGAAATGGAGCGGAGGGAAAAGTTTATGCTGAAGGAACTTATGCAG GCGGAGAAAAGGAAACAGAAAGAAGAGCTCCGCAGAGAGAAGGAAGCAGCAAGACAGAGAGCTGCAGTGGAGAGAGCGACAGCTAAGAGAATCGCTAAAGAATCCTTGGAGCTAATAGAGGATGAACGTCTTGAATTAATGGAATTGGCTGCTTCAAGCAAGGGGTTACGTTCAATATTGTCTCTTGATTATGACACTTTACAGAATCTTGACTCATTCCGAG ATGCTTTGTGTGATTTCCCTCCAAAGAATGTAAAATTGAGAAAACCTTTTGCCATTCGACCTTGGATGGATTCAGAGGAAAATGTTGGGAACCTCTTGATG GTTTGGAAATTCTGCTTGACATTTGCAGATGTTCTTGGCCTTTGGCCTTTTACCATCGATGAATTTATACAGGCTTTTCATGACTAT GATTCAAGACTACTTGGAGAAGTACATACTGCACTTCTGAAGCTTATTATAAAAGATATTGAAGATGTCGTGCGGACTCCTTCTGGTGGGCCAGGCACAAATCAGTATAGTGCTGTTAACCCTGAAGGTGGACACCCACATATTGTTGAAGGG GCTTATATGTGGGGTTTTGACATAAGAAACTGGCAGAGGCACTTAAATCCATTGACATGGCCTGAGCTATTAAGGCAATTTGCACTATCAGCTGGTTTTGGCCCTCAGTTGAAGAAAAAGGGCATTGATCGTGTTTCCAAGAATGATAACGACGAG AGTAGAGGTTGTGAAGAAATAGTGTCTACTCTAAGAAATGGTTCAGCAGCTGAGAATGCTGTGGCTATTATGCAAGAAAAAGGACTCAGCCTCCAACGCAAGTCAAGGCACCGGTTGACTCCAGGAACAGTCAAATTTGCGGCTTATCATGTCCTTGCCCTTGAAGGAAGCCAAGGGCTAAATGTTATAGAGCTTGCAGAGAAGATTCAA aAATCTGGGATCCGTGACTTGACAACGAGCAAAACTCCTGAAGCTTCAATATCTGTTGCCTTGTCGAGAGATCCAATACTCTTTGAAAGAATTGCTCCTTCGACATATTGTGTGCGGCCAGGTTATAGAAAGGATCCTGCTGATGCTGAATCAGTGATTGCTGAGGCCAAGGATAAGATACTGAGATATGCAAATGGTTTCTTAGCTGATCAAAATGTCGACGAGGAAGAAAGGGAGGATGATTCAGAAAGTGATGCTGCAGAGGGTACAGAAGTTGATCATTTAGCAGTCACTTTGGATAAAAACGTTGCATGCAATCAAGTTGTCTTAGACTCTGGTAATGGTAAAGGCAAGCTTCCTGGTGATGGTTTACTCCAAAAtaaggctgctgctgctg ATATTGGAGAGGCTAATCCGGACCAAGATATTGAGATTGATGAAAGCAAAACTGGTGAACTCTGGCTCCAAGGGCTCACCGAAGGAGAATATTCTGATTTATCTGTCCAAGAGCGTCTTAGTGCCCTTGTTGCCTTGATTGGTGTTGCAAATGAAGGAAATTCAATTCGTGTAATTCTTgag GACCGCATGGATGCTGCTAATGCTCTTAAGAAACAGATGTGGGCTGAGGCACAGCTTGACAAAAGGCGAATGAGAGAAGAACCTATTAACAAGTTGTATGATTCTTCTTTCAATGCTATCACAGAGGGTGGTTTAAGTCTGCTAGATGCAGAAAATAAAGCTTATGATCCATCCATATCTTCTGTTGCGGGAGAGGATGCTCACAATACCATTGATAATCCTGACGCCTCCATGGGTCAATTTGTTTCTCCAGCTCAGCAGAATGGAAATATAACAGAGAGGTCAAGGTTGCAGCTAAAATCTTATATTGGCCATAGAGCAGAAGAGCTATATGTCTACAGGTCATTGCCCCTGGGTCAGGATAGAAGAAGAAACCGATATTGGCAGTTTATAGCTTCACCTTCCTGCCTTGATCCTGGTTCAGGGAGAATTTTTGTTGAAACTCCCAATGGCTGTTGGAGACTTATTGACTCCGAGGAG GCATTTGATGCTCTTTTGACAGCTTTGGACACTCGGGGGACAAGAGAATCCCATCTGCATATAATGTTACAAAGAATTGAAGCGTGTTTCAAGGGAAGTGTTAGAAAGAATCGTTTGTATCTTAATGGGGACAAGGGTCGACAAGAAGATGCTGAACAAAATACTAGCTTTGCTTTTGAAAGTACTGAGAGTCCGAGCAGTGCAGTTTCCACTGCCAGTCATGATACCCTAGAACCGTCGCTTTCATTCAGAATTGAAGTGGGTAAGAATGAAAAGGAGAACTATAACTTCATGAAGAGGTATGGAGACTTACAGAATTGGATGTGGAAAGAATGCTTCAACTCATCCATTGTGCGTGCCCTGGCATATGGAAAGAAAAGGTGCTCGCAGTTATTAGGAATTTGTGACATTTGCCTTGCTACTTATGCTGAGGATGATTGCCCTTGTTGCCGCCTGGCCCAGAGCAATATTGCCGCTAAAGGACATTTCCCTGTGCAATTCAACTGTGAAAATAGTATGATGGATGGAAGAAACAGCCCACTGAGAATCAGATTGATCAAGACTATCCTAATCTCACTGGAG GCTGCTGTTCCCTTTGAGGCCCTTCATTCTTCTTGGACTGAAGACCAAAGAAATTCTTGGGGCTCTGAGCTCCACAACTCTTCATGCACTGATGGTCTCCTACAG GTCCTTAATCAGTTTGAGGCTGTGATAAAACGTGATTACCTATCAGCAGATTTTGAAACAACTGAAGAATTATTGTGTTTTTGTGACTCGAGATCTGCTGTTAACAAATCTAATTACCCTGGAGCTGTTCCCCAACTTCCTTGGATTCCAAAAACTACTGCTGCTGCAGCTCTGAGGCTTTTTGAACTGGATGCATCCATCTTCTACACTCCGAGTCAGAAGGCTGAGTCTCACAATGAAAAGAAAGTGGAAGCTCTTCCT AATCTGGCATTACGATATGGTCACCCCAAAGATATCCAGAGGGCTGAATCTAGGGGATTAGACAGATATGGATCGCTGGACGAAAACTGGAATCATCTTCGCGATGCTCCTGGTAGCTCTGGGTACAGGCAGGTGGCTCGTGGTAGAGGAGGCCGGCCGCGTGGAAAGTCACAGAAAAGGGTCATTAATTCTGCACCATCTGGCAAGCGGAGCATGAAACAAGGTGAGACGTTAACTCATTTCCTTCTGCAGCAGGGAATGAGTGCCCCAGGGCAAAAGCATAAACGTGGTCGCCGAACCGTGAGGAGGAGGCCAGAGAAGAAAGATGTTGCAGAGAGTAAACTGGACGACTTGTATGACAACGATACCTTTATGAATGCTGTGGAGGAGCCAGAAAATTCTGGTAGGGAGGAGGTGGTAGCGCATGATTTTAGTGCTAGAAATATTGTGGGCGAGAACGATGATAGTAGCAACAATATGGATGTCGACTCGGATGAAAATGTTGATGACTCCTATCACTATAGTAAATGGGGAGCAACCACCTATGACACCATCTCTCACAGAAGCACTGAGCTGGTCGATATGAGCGAAGATGAAGCTGATGACATAGGTGATGGACAAGGTTATGATGAGGAGGATGGTGAGAATCTAGGGGGAGATGTTAAATTTAACAACTACCCCGACCGGGGTGTCGAAGGGAacgaggatgatgatgatgattctgAGTCGTTGGCATCTGGAGATTACAGCGATGACTGA